One Mus musculus strain C57BL/6J chromosome X, GRCm38.p6 C57BL/6J DNA window includes the following coding sequences:
- the Cldn34b4 gene encoding claudin 34B4 isoform X1 yields the protein MLIKNRCNSQMGGFALTTVAWLICCISIGLPQWRVWHFQDPVVFKSTTAFVGMWRVCTLQYDEDFRNMRICHQYNYHDTFLPLNIRMIQQLLLVSSFFGLVGKVTTIIALWNVCQGRVHRKATYNPFGLSGILNIISSSFICLAILINYVSIIFQEGIIFPPSFNIPSQPDTQEIGSAMALAFIAAVLFLLSGTILLTSNFPVDKPVCSKY from the coding sequence ATGTTAATCAAAAACCGTTGCAATAGCCAAATGGGAGGCTTTGCTTTGACAACTGTGGCTTGGCTAATTTGCTGTATCTCCATAGGCTTACCTCAGTGGCGTGTGTGGCACTTCCAAGACCCTGTGGTCTTTAAGTCTACCACAGCATTTGTTGGCATGTGGAGAGTCTGTACTCTCCAGTATGATGAGGACTTTAGGAATATGAGAATATGTCACCAATACAACTACCATGATACCTTCCTTCCATTGAATATCAGAATGATCCAACAATTGCTACTGGTCTCTAGCTTTTTTGGACTGGTTGGAAAAGTCACCACCATTATTGCCCTTTGGAATGTGTGTCAGGGGAGAGTACATAGAAAGGCCACTTACAATCCATTTGGTCTATCTGGAATTCTGAACATCATTTCTAGCAGCTTTATTTGCCTTGCCATATTGATTAATTATGTATCTATCATATTCCAGGAGGGTATAATATTTCCACCATCTTTCAATATACCTTCCCAGCCAGACACTCAGGAAATTGGAAGTGCCATGGCCTTGGCATTTATAGCTGCAGTTTTATTTCTATTAAGTGGCACAATTTTGCTTACTTCAAATTTTCCTGTAGACAAGCCAGTATGTTCtaaatattaa